A genomic region of Streptosporangium lutulentum contains the following coding sequences:
- a CDS encoding S8 family serine peptidase, translating into MLRRVGVAGRVGVAGLLAVIALGLAPVTARADDVRDSQGQVIRTLDLPGAWKVSEGQGVTVAVLDSGVDSGHRDLVGSVTVGKDFTAGSNPPGVEPLRLHGTYMASLIAGHGHGPGGGDGVIGVAPKAKVLSVRVILEDEEPGFRRFNTAARYENVVAKGIRYAVDRGADVINMSISKELATKEERAAIRYAISKGVVLVAAAGNEGTKKSGSTGFAPYSYPAAFPGVVSVAAADEGLRRASFSNRNPSVLVAAPGVDILGAGPGDEYWVGRGTSQATALVSGVAALIKAKYPKMSPALVAQALAAGATRRPSGGYDTGTGFGIVNAPRALAAATKIFRHTLTAKGRSSQDPARPMGRAAQPVQVIHRDHDKITLYGGVAVAAGLGAVASLVAMAVFVGRTRSAKGFAEPARAPVSTH; encoded by the coding sequence ATGCTGAGGCGGGTGGGCGTCGCGGGGCGGGTGGGCGTCGCGGGGCTGCTGGCCGTGATCGCGCTGGGGCTCGCCCCGGTGACGGCGCGAGCCGACGACGTCCGGGACAGCCAGGGGCAGGTGATACGGACCCTGGACCTGCCCGGCGCCTGGAAGGTCTCCGAGGGGCAGGGCGTGACGGTGGCCGTGCTGGACTCGGGGGTCGATTCGGGCCACCGTGACCTGGTGGGCTCGGTGACCGTGGGCAAGGACTTCACCGCGGGATCCAACCCGCCGGGTGTGGAGCCCCTGCGGTTGCACGGCACCTACATGGCGTCGCTCATCGCCGGGCACGGCCACGGCCCGGGCGGCGGCGACGGGGTGATCGGCGTCGCGCCCAAGGCGAAGGTGCTGTCGGTGCGGGTGATCCTGGAGGACGAGGAGCCCGGTTTCCGGAGGTTCAACACCGCGGCACGTTACGAGAACGTGGTGGCGAAGGGGATCAGATACGCGGTGGACCGCGGCGCCGACGTGATCAACATGTCGATCTCCAAGGAACTCGCGACCAAGGAGGAGCGGGCGGCGATCCGCTACGCGATCTCCAAGGGAGTCGTGCTCGTCGCGGCGGCGGGCAACGAGGGCACGAAGAAATCCGGCTCCACCGGCTTCGCTCCCTACTCCTATCCCGCGGCCTTCCCCGGGGTGGTCTCGGTCGCCGCGGCGGACGAGGGGCTGCGCCGGGCCTCCTTCTCCAACCGGAACCCCTCGGTCCTGGTGGCCGCGCCGGGGGTGGACATCCTCGGCGCGGGCCCCGGTGACGAGTACTGGGTCGGTCGCGGCACCTCGCAGGCGACCGCGCTGGTGTCGGGGGTCGCCGCCCTCATTAAGGCGAAATATCCGAAAATGTCACCAGCGTTGGTCGCGCAGGCGCTCGCGGCGGGGGCGACCCGGCGGCCCAGCGGCGGCTACGACACCGGCACGGGCTTCGGCATCGTCAACGCCCCCAGGGCGCTCGCCGCGGCGACGAAGATCTTCCGGCACACCCTCACGGCCAAGGGGCGGAGCAGTCAGGACCCCGCCCGCCCGATGGGCAGGGCGGCACAGCCGGTGCAGGTGATCCACCGGGACCACGACAAGATCACCCTGTACGGGGGAGTCGCCGTGGCCGCCGGGCTCGGCGCCGTCGCGTCCCTCGTGGCGATGGCCGTGTTCGTCGGCCGGACGCGGTCGGCGAAGGGATTCGCGGAGCCCGCACGTGCTCCGGTGTCCACCCACTGA
- a CDS encoding ATP-dependent helicase — MLDEHQRAVVAHEGGPLLVLAGPGTGKTTTIVETVVDRIERRGVDPERVLVLTFSRKAAEELRERVTGRMRRTTRTPLALTFHSYAYALLRREAVLAGGVPPRLLTGPEQLLEIRRLLHGELEDGAAHWPDDMHEALKTRGFAQELRDFLARAAERGLDGDELVELGRRHGRADWVAAGRFADRYQARFDLDLEPVLDYSELIRAAAALLNDPEVRQRERSAYDAVFVDEYQDTDPAQEFLLQQLAGEGRDLIAVGDPDQSIYGFRGADVRGIMKFPDRFRDASGEKAPVIALRVCRRSGSELLKASRRVTSRLPATPGGAAHRDLRPLQDADPGDVRVLVTDGATQEAAVVADTLRRAHLLDGVPWSRMAVLVRSATRQVPLLRRALVSAGVPVVVGGGEVPLFQEPGVRPLIRLIQVALHPEILDEGLAEELLTGALGGTDMIGVRRLRRTLRIAEHEALTHPDERDLVDNSAERDAAEPRSSGELLVAALKDARELVRVDPHVALPAERLARLISGAAEAVRRGGTAEDVLWTVWQATDLAAKWTETSVKGGFRGTMADRDLDAVVALFDHAARFVDRLPHAGVDVFVEDLVSQEIPGDSLAERAPDGDKVRILTAHRSKGLEWDVVVVAGVQEGAWPDLRLRGSILSTDDMVARAEGSEHENPAAVSAALASQLLAEERRLFYVAATRARKRLIVTAVGGEDTEERPSRFLTELVPGSTDETGIDERSRWLSMSALVADLRSAVSDPTRPDSLRGAAAEHLARLATAGVPGAHPNDWYALTPISDDRPLSWPDDTVRISPSAVESFSKCGLRWLLETSVGASGTDAARGLGTVIHALAVLAATGMPTEDTLGKRLDEVWHELDFGGVWYNRKQRKVAEEMISKFVRWHQENPRELVGLEEAFTAMVSEGVQIKGRVDRVERDGEGRAVIIDIKTGKNGPKDTELERHPQLGVYQLAALLGAFQRHGMTEPGGAALVQVGDAAGKKGAKEQAQRPLSEDDDPGWARDMVDTVALGMSGPFFQAKVNDGCRTCAVRASCPVSKNGDQVC, encoded by the coding sequence GTGCTGGACGAGCACCAGCGGGCGGTGGTGGCCCACGAGGGCGGCCCGCTGCTCGTGCTCGCCGGGCCGGGCACCGGCAAGACCACCACGATCGTGGAGACCGTGGTGGACAGGATCGAGCGCCGCGGCGTCGACCCCGAGCGCGTGCTCGTGCTCACCTTCAGCCGCAAGGCCGCCGAGGAGCTGCGCGAACGCGTCACCGGCCGGATGCGCCGCACCACCCGTACCCCGCTCGCCCTCACCTTCCACAGTTACGCCTACGCGCTGCTCCGCCGCGAGGCCGTGCTCGCGGGAGGGGTGCCGCCCCGCCTGCTGACCGGTCCCGAGCAGCTCCTGGAGATCCGTCGCCTGCTCCACGGCGAGCTGGAGGACGGCGCCGCGCACTGGCCGGACGACATGCACGAGGCGCTCAAGACCCGCGGTTTCGCCCAGGAACTCCGTGACTTCCTGGCCCGCGCCGCGGAGCGCGGTCTGGACGGCGACGAGCTGGTCGAGCTGGGCCGCCGCCACGGCCGTGCCGACTGGGTGGCCGCCGGGCGGTTCGCCGACCGCTACCAGGCCAGGTTCGACCTCGACCTGGAGCCGGTGCTCGACTACTCCGAGCTGATCCGCGCCGCGGCCGCCCTGCTCAACGATCCCGAGGTACGGCAGCGCGAGCGGTCCGCCTACGACGCCGTTTTCGTGGACGAGTACCAGGACACCGACCCGGCGCAGGAGTTCCTGCTCCAGCAGCTGGCGGGGGAGGGACGCGACCTCATCGCGGTCGGCGACCCCGACCAGTCGATCTACGGCTTCCGCGGCGCCGATGTCCGCGGAATCATGAAATTTCCAGATAGGTTTCGTGATGCGAGCGGGGAGAAGGCGCCCGTCATCGCGCTGCGCGTCTGCCGCCGTAGCGGCTCCGAGCTCCTGAAGGCCTCCCGCCGCGTCACCTCCCGCCTGCCCGCCACGCCGGGCGGCGCGGCGCACCGCGACCTGCGGCCCCTTCAGGACGCCGATCCCGGCGACGTCCGGGTGCTGGTGACCGACGGCGCCACGCAGGAGGCCGCGGTCGTCGCCGACACGCTCCGCCGGGCACACCTGCTGGACGGCGTCCCGTGGTCGCGGATGGCGGTGCTGGTGCGGTCGGCGACCCGTCAGGTGCCGCTGCTGCGCCGGGCGCTGGTCTCGGCCGGGGTGCCGGTCGTGGTCGGCGGCGGTGAGGTGCCGCTGTTCCAGGAGCCGGGCGTGCGACCGCTGATCAGGCTCATCCAGGTCGCGCTCCATCCGGAGATCCTCGACGAGGGGCTGGCGGAGGAGCTGCTGACCGGCGCGCTCGGCGGCACCGACATGATCGGGGTGCGCCGCCTGCGCCGTACCCTGCGGATCGCCGAGCACGAGGCGCTGACGCACCCCGACGAGCGCGACCTGGTGGACAACTCCGCCGAGCGCGACGCCGCCGAGCCGCGTTCGTCGGGAGAGCTGCTGGTCGCGGCCCTGAAGGACGCGCGGGAGCTGGTCAGGGTGGATCCGCACGTGGCGCTGCCCGCCGAGCGGCTGGCGCGGCTCATCTCCGGCGCGGCCGAGGCCGTACGGCGGGGCGGCACCGCCGAAGACGTGCTCTGGACCGTCTGGCAGGCCACCGACCTGGCCGCGAAATGGACCGAGACGAGCGTCAAGGGCGGGTTCAGGGGGACCATGGCCGACCGCGACCTCGACGCGGTGGTGGCGCTGTTCGACCACGCGGCCAGGTTCGTGGACCGCCTGCCGCACGCCGGGGTCGACGTGTTCGTGGAGGACCTGGTCTCCCAGGAGATCCCCGGCGACTCCCTCGCCGAGCGGGCCCCCGACGGCGACAAGGTCCGCATCCTGACCGCCCACCGCTCCAAGGGCCTGGAATGGGACGTCGTGGTCGTGGCGGGGGTCCAGGAGGGCGCCTGGCCGGATCTGCGGCTGCGCGGCTCCATCCTGAGCACCGACGACATGGTCGCCAGGGCCGAGGGCTCCGAGCACGAGAACCCGGCGGCCGTCTCCGCCGCCCTGGCCTCCCAGCTGCTGGCCGAGGAGCGCCGCCTGTTCTACGTGGCCGCGACCAGGGCCAGAAAGCGGCTCATCGTCACCGCCGTGGGCGGAGAGGACACCGAGGAGCGGCCCTCCCGGTTCCTCACCGAGCTGGTGCCCGGGTCGACCGACGAAACGGGCATCGACGAGCGTTCCCGCTGGCTGAGCATGTCCGCCCTGGTGGCGGACCTGCGCTCGGCGGTCTCCGACCCGACCAGACCCGACTCGCTCCGCGGGGCGGCGGCCGAACACCTGGCCAGGCTCGCCACCGCAGGGGTGCCCGGAGCCCACCCCAACGACTGGTACGCCCTCACCCCGATCTCCGACGACCGCCCGCTGAGCTGGCCCGACGACACCGTGCGGATCTCGCCCTCGGCGGTGGAGAGCTTCAGCAAATGCGGCCTGCGCTGGCTGCTGGAGACCTCCGTGGGCGCGAGCGGCACCGACGCGGCCCGGGGCCTGGGCACGGTCATCCACGCGCTGGCGGTGCTCGCGGCGACCGGAATGCCCACCGAGGACACGCTCGGCAAGCGTCTGGACGAGGTCTGGCACGAACTGGACTTCGGCGGCGTCTGGTACAACCGCAAGCAGCGCAAGGTGGCCGAGGAGATGATCTCCAAATTCGTCCGCTGGCACCAGGAGAACCCCCGGGAGCTGGTCGGCCTGGAGGAGGCGTTCACGGCCATGGTCTCCGAGGGGGTGCAGATCAAGGGCCGGGTGGACCGGGTGGAGCGCGACGGCGAGGGCCGAGCCGTGATCATCGACATCAAGACCGGCAAGAACGGCCCCAAGGACACCGAGCTCGAACGCCATCCCCAGCTCGGGGTCTACCAGCTCGCCGCGCTGCTGGGCGCCTTCCAGCGGCACGGGATGACCGAGCCGGGAGGCGCGGCCCTGGTCCAGGTGGGCGACGCGGCGGGAAAGAAGGGCGCCAAAGAGCAGGCGCAGCGGCCCCTGTCGGAGGACGATGATCCTGGCTGGGCGCGCGACATGGTCGACACCGTGGCGCTCGGCATGTCCGGGCCGTTCTTCCAGGCCAAGGTCAACGATGGATGCCGCACCTGCGCTGTGCGGGCGAGCTGCCCGGTCAGCAAGAACGGAGATCAGGTGTGCTGA
- a CDS encoding MGMT family protein: MESVGHPTPYAERVLDLVERIPPGMVMSYGDIAEYLGEGGPRQVGRVMSVWGGGVPWWRVVHADGSPPPGHEQRCLAGWRQEGTPLRGTRVDMRAARWDGQPESTA; this comes from the coding sequence GTGGAGTCGGTAGGCCACCCCACCCCGTACGCGGAGCGTGTGCTCGACCTGGTCGAACGCATTCCGCCGGGCATGGTCATGTCCTACGGCGACATCGCCGAATATCTCGGCGAGGGAGGTCCTCGTCAGGTCGGCCGTGTCATGTCCGTCTGGGGTGGAGGCGTGCCCTGGTGGCGTGTCGTACACGCCGACGGCAGCCCCCCACCCGGCCATGAGCAGCGATGTCTCGCCGGATGGCGTCAGGAGGGGACTCCGTTGAGGGGAACCCGGGTGGACATGCGCGCGGCGAGGTGGGACGGACAGCCGGAAAGCACGGCGTAA
- a CDS encoding S8 family peptidase: MLRRRRRLWAAGALVAVSLTVPATVAAPVAAADVRDDQRWVLEKMNVEEAWKVTRGAGVTVALVDSGVDGDVAELRGRVISGPNMGSVEFDRTDPGAGLHGTAMASLIAGAGNGEGGLLGMAPEARILSLPMIIEQDAGEGSYLPEENLRSQRDSPLARAIRYAANNGAEVVSMSLGAYGAQKSEREAVSYALSRGVVLIAAVGNEGDSEHSMQNGTSFWNFPAGYSGVIGVGAVDAQSKPALFSSDNLSVLVSAPGVEVPVVMPGGDYGVSEGTSSATALVSGVAALIKAKYPDISPQMVSQALTSTATSTPTVGYDDHVGFGVVNASAALTKAGELMAGAAEVPVADDQHFGKGPLPQEPPRPGPLPIRLWLYGGGLLGGLLAFAGAVVMLTRRPEPVDPAREAPPANRRGSGRAWP; encoded by the coding sequence GTGCTGAGGCGGAGGCGGCGGCTCTGGGCCGCGGGAGCGCTGGTCGCGGTCTCCCTGACGGTTCCGGCGACGGTCGCCGCGCCGGTGGCCGCCGCGGACGTGCGTGACGACCAGCGCTGGGTGCTGGAGAAGATGAACGTCGAGGAGGCCTGGAAGGTCACGAGGGGCGCGGGGGTCACCGTGGCCCTCGTGGACAGCGGGGTGGACGGCGACGTCGCCGAACTGCGCGGCCGGGTGATCTCCGGGCCCAACATGGGGTCGGTGGAGTTCGACAGGACGGATCCGGGTGCGGGTCTGCACGGCACCGCGATGGCCTCGCTCATCGCGGGGGCGGGCAACGGCGAGGGCGGACTTCTCGGGATGGCGCCCGAGGCCCGGATCCTCTCGCTGCCGATGATCATCGAACAGGACGCGGGGGAGGGGTCGTACCTGCCCGAGGAGAACCTGCGCTCGCAGAGGGACAGCCCCCTGGCCCGCGCGATCCGCTACGCGGCCAACAACGGGGCCGAGGTCGTCAGCATGTCGCTGGGAGCCTACGGGGCGCAGAAGAGCGAGCGGGAGGCGGTCTCCTACGCGCTGTCCAGGGGAGTGGTGCTGATCGCGGCCGTGGGCAACGAGGGCGACTCCGAACACTCGATGCAGAACGGCACCTCCTTCTGGAACTTCCCGGCCGGATACTCCGGGGTCATCGGGGTCGGCGCGGTGGACGCGCAGAGCAAGCCGGCGCTGTTCAGCAGTGACAACCTGTCGGTTCTGGTCTCCGCGCCGGGCGTGGAGGTGCCCGTGGTGATGCCGGGCGGCGACTACGGGGTGTCGGAGGGGACCAGTTCGGCGACCGCGCTGGTGTCGGGGGTCGCCGCCCTCATAAAAGCTAAATATCCAGATATTTCGCCGCAGATGGTTTCGCAGGCCCTGACCTCCACGGCCACGTCCACCCCCACCGTCGGATATGACGACCACGTCGGGTTCGGCGTCGTCAACGCGAGCGCGGCGCTCACCAAGGCGGGAGAGCTGATGGCCGGCGCGGCGGAGGTCCCCGTGGCCGACGACCAGCACTTCGGCAAGGGCCCCCTGCCGCAGGAACCGCCCAGACCAGGTCCCTTGCCCATCCGGCTCTGGCTGTACGGCGGGGGCCTCCTCGGAGGGCTGCTGGCGTTCGCGGGGGCGGTGGTCATGCTCACCCGCCGCCCGGAGCCGGTCGATCCGGCGAGGGAGGCGCCGCCGGCGAACCGGCGGGGGAGCGGGCGGGCGTGGCCATAG
- a CDS encoding CDP-glycerol glycerophosphotransferase family protein gives MDSALSKGGAFSMATGATPARASGDPVVDRLRAVQDLCDRGEPLELIMAAVLAEGLDPGQRRRFDADALAGPLGSRLDLATKRGAARRREFVTLFKPYLAGVDARVKRDLPVARRIAFHLLEHREVAELADGDALQKVATAAAEPSKRVRTSMRWYADLPLRDELPDSLFRLRAADLIPMTQVEDISWSGGRLRVSGHAYLAGLSMRSRRFNRATVVLRGPRWLPPIRLRTRRVFHPEATHGAEEAGCNYDWSGFTAELHPWALRWRAGVRAVVRGAKRLLRRRATVQDTTTWRAEIVIWSRGARATGLLRGPSIGRTERPSGLEVRPSKWVRPVWTSDRALQIVLQPTRAELTGVRLDGEKLEVSVFLPGKGTGKGHARLDGHRISADFTPVEGGTAVVVPLAVSSLLQERDGGRLWVEPKGDPAASVMLGKAQESRSIVGEREITVLRDRRDRVIVSAHRIRPIVSGVTWDENGTLTLEGSYPGEGSAELSLKHRTGLIYTVPLERDGSRFSVRFAPAAMPRFGDTVPLASGSWSMAVRDAGEMVPVRVDHSILDTLDEAPRIRDGREYRLISTRFDVPVLAVAEHLPDDEKGAGGLYSLRRAFYPAERARELTDATVYVASDGRQYEGNVRAIYEERVRRGDDREHIWVVKDGAFVPPGSRELGFGPDVTPTVVRAGSREHYAVLARSRYVVTNGFLPPWFRAREDQVVVQTWHGTPVKRLGNDLPHMSRDPKPPVWYRQAAEVRGWDLLVSQSPWATPVLRKAFGYQGKVLESGYPRNDVFLAPEREETAAAMRRKLGIAEGVKVVLYAPTWRDYDRKSATLRLNLAEARRVLGPGHEFLIRAHAMQAAPKMPAGLGLDVTTYPDIADLLLIADVLITDYSSVMFDFAVTGRPILFFTHDLQRYSAKRGLYFDLAAEAPGPLLATSAEVVEALRTIDEVAAAHAERYERFQRTYTPRDDGKATARIVDHVFVS, from the coding sequence ATGGACAGCGCTCTGTCGAAAGGCGGTGCTTTCTCCATGGCCACCGGCGCCACACCTGCACGAGCCAGCGGCGACCCCGTCGTTGACCGTCTGCGGGCTGTCCAAGACCTCTGCGACCGGGGAGAACCACTTGAGTTGATCATGGCGGCGGTGCTGGCCGAGGGGCTGGACCCGGGACAGCGTCGGAGGTTCGACGCCGACGCGCTGGCAGGTCCGCTCGGTTCGAGGCTGGATCTGGCGACCAAGCGCGGTGCCGCTCGTCGTCGCGAGTTCGTCACACTCTTCAAGCCGTACCTCGCCGGGGTGGACGCACGCGTCAAGCGTGATCTTCCGGTGGCGCGCAGGATCGCCTTCCACCTGCTGGAACACCGGGAAGTGGCCGAGCTCGCCGACGGCGACGCGCTGCAGAAGGTCGCGACGGCCGCCGCGGAGCCGTCCAAACGGGTTCGCACCAGTATGCGCTGGTACGCGGACCTGCCGCTGCGGGACGAGCTCCCCGACTCCCTGTTCCGGCTGCGCGCCGCCGACCTCATCCCGATGACCCAGGTCGAGGACATCTCCTGGTCGGGCGGGCGGCTGCGCGTCAGCGGACACGCCTACCTGGCCGGGCTCTCCATGCGAAGCCGCCGCTTCAACCGGGCGACCGTGGTGCTGCGCGGCCCGCGCTGGCTGCCGCCGATCCGGCTGCGCACCCGCCGGGTCTTCCACCCCGAGGCGACCCATGGCGCCGAGGAGGCCGGCTGCAACTACGACTGGTCCGGCTTCACCGCCGAACTGCACCCGTGGGCGCTGCGCTGGCGTGCCGGCGTGCGGGCCGTCGTGCGCGGCGCCAAGCGGCTGCTCCGCCGCCGGGCGACCGTACAGGACACCACCACCTGGCGCGCCGAGATCGTGATCTGGAGCCGGGGCGCCCGCGCCACCGGCCTGCTCCGAGGTCCCTCCATCGGCCGCACCGAGCGTCCTTCGGGTCTGGAGGTCCGGCCGAGCAAGTGGGTCCGCCCGGTCTGGACCTCCGATCGGGCACTCCAGATCGTGCTGCAGCCCACCCGGGCGGAGCTGACCGGGGTGCGGCTCGACGGCGAGAAGCTGGAAGTGTCGGTGTTCCTGCCGGGCAAGGGCACGGGCAAGGGCCACGCGCGCCTGGACGGCCACCGGATCTCCGCGGACTTCACCCCCGTCGAGGGGGGCACCGCCGTCGTGGTGCCGCTCGCCGTGTCGTCCCTGTTACAGGAGCGCGACGGAGGCAGGCTCTGGGTCGAGCCCAAGGGCGATCCGGCCGCCTCGGTCATGCTCGGCAAGGCGCAGGAGAGCCGTTCGATCGTCGGTGAGCGGGAGATCACCGTGCTGCGCGACCGGCGCGACCGGGTGATCGTCTCCGCGCACCGGATCCGCCCGATCGTCTCCGGTGTCACCTGGGACGAGAACGGCACGCTCACCCTTGAGGGCTCCTACCCGGGTGAGGGTTCCGCCGAGCTGTCGCTCAAGCACAGGACCGGTTTGATCTACACCGTGCCGCTGGAGCGCGACGGCTCCCGTTTCTCGGTGCGGTTCGCGCCCGCCGCGATGCCCCGGTTCGGAGACACCGTGCCGCTGGCCAGCGGCAGCTGGAGCATGGCGGTTCGCGACGCCGGGGAGATGGTCCCGGTCCGCGTCGACCACTCCATCCTCGACACGCTGGACGAGGCCCCGAGGATCCGCGACGGGCGGGAGTACCGCCTGATCTCCACCCGGTTCGACGTGCCGGTGCTGGCCGTCGCCGAGCACCTGCCCGACGACGAGAAGGGCGCCGGCGGCCTGTACTCCCTGCGGCGCGCCTTCTACCCGGCCGAGCGGGCCCGTGAGCTGACCGACGCGACCGTGTACGTCGCCTCCGACGGACGGCAGTACGAGGGCAACGTCCGCGCGATCTACGAGGAGCGGGTGCGCCGCGGCGACGATCGCGAGCACATCTGGGTGGTCAAGGACGGCGCGTTCGTGCCTCCCGGATCGCGGGAGCTCGGGTTCGGCCCGGACGTCACGCCGACCGTGGTCCGCGCGGGCAGCCGCGAGCACTACGCGGTGCTCGCCCGCTCACGATACGTGGTGACCAACGGCTTCCTCCCGCCGTGGTTCCGGGCGCGTGAGGACCAGGTCGTCGTGCAGACCTGGCACGGCACCCCGGTCAAGCGCCTCGGCAACGACCTTCCGCACATGTCCCGCGACCCCAAACCGCCGGTGTGGTACCGGCAGGCCGCGGAGGTGCGCGGCTGGGACCTGCTGGTCTCGCAGAGCCCCTGGGCGACCCCGGTGCTGCGCAAGGCGTTCGGCTACCAGGGCAAGGTCCTGGAGAGCGGTTACCCGCGCAACGACGTCTTCCTGGCTCCCGAGCGGGAGGAGACGGCCGCGGCGATGCGCAGGAAACTCGGCATCGCCGAGGGCGTCAAGGTGGTCCTCTACGCGCCGACCTGGCGTGACTACGACCGTAAGAGCGCCACGCTCCGGCTGAATCTGGCCGAGGCCCGGCGGGTGCTCGGCCCCGGTCACGAGTTCCTGATCAGGGCCCACGCGATGCAGGCGGCACCGAAAATGCCCGCCGGCCTCGGACTCGACGTCACGACGTATCCGGATATAGCCGACCTGCTGCTGATCGCCGACGTGCTGATCACGGATTACTCGTCCGTCATGTTCGACTTCGCCGTGACCGGACGGCCCATCCTCTTCTTCACCCACGATCTGCAGCGCTACTCGGCCAAGCGGGGTCTCTACTTCGACCTGGCCGCCGAGGCCCCCGGCCCGCTGCTGGCCACGAGTGCGGAAGTGGTCGAGGCCCTGCGGACGATCGACGAGGTGGCGGCGGCGCACGCCGAGCGCTACGAACGGTTCCAGCGCACCTACACGCCCCGTGACGACGGGAAGGCGACCGCGAGGATCGTCGACCACGTCTTCGTCTCCTGA